In Microbacterium laevaniformans, a single window of DNA contains:
- a CDS encoding sugar-transfer associated ATP-grasp domain-containing protein produces MAPRGLPLLHRFEVLFERARGLDIASVRERARFTARVHGKSYPLVFVDMLWSAARHRVGFNDYMEFDFAILTRAERATWVTSPLALELSNRYDDPAQVHRFHNKVDFNRDFDRFLGRQWLELVDGNADELEAFAQRHPVFIAKVPVSKSGLGVRRYDASAVRDWPAFHAELLAKGEVLIEERIVQHPDLEAIAPGTANTTRVTTFVKDDGAVEIINMAQKFGRGQVSDQASFGGFYTALHEDGRAMGMGYSTAGELFETHPDTGFRIADYRLPMMEEVRALITDVALVIPEVRYVGWDVVVTPTGPVLVEGNWGAGVFENKPSATGIRHGHLPRYRAAMGF; encoded by the coding sequence ATGGCGCCTCGAGGCCTTCCTCTCCTGCACCGTTTCGAAGTGCTCTTCGAGCGTGCCCGCGGGCTCGATATCGCATCGGTGCGTGAGAGGGCGCGGTTCACTGCGCGCGTGCACGGGAAGAGCTATCCGCTGGTGTTCGTCGACATGCTCTGGTCGGCGGCGCGCCATCGCGTCGGATTCAACGACTACATGGAGTTCGATTTCGCGATCCTGACACGTGCCGAGCGGGCCACCTGGGTCACCAGTCCCCTCGCGCTGGAGCTCTCGAACCGTTACGACGATCCCGCCCAGGTGCATCGCTTCCACAACAAAGTCGACTTCAACCGCGACTTCGACCGTTTCCTGGGACGTCAGTGGCTGGAGCTCGTCGATGGCAACGCCGACGAGCTGGAGGCCTTCGCCCAGCGGCATCCCGTGTTCATCGCCAAAGTCCCCGTGAGCAAGTCCGGGCTCGGGGTTCGTCGTTACGATGCGAGCGCCGTCAGAGATTGGCCCGCGTTCCACGCCGAGCTGCTGGCGAAGGGTGAGGTGCTCATCGAGGAGCGCATCGTGCAGCACCCGGACCTGGAAGCCATCGCTCCCGGAACGGCGAACACGACCCGAGTCACGACGTTCGTCAAGGACGACGGCGCGGTCGAGATCATCAACATGGCGCAGAAGTTCGGTCGCGGTCAGGTCAGCGACCAGGCGTCGTTCGGCGGCTTCTACACCGCGCTCCACGAGGACGGGCGAGCCATGGGCATGGGCTACTCGACCGCGGGCGAACTCTTCGAGACCCACCCCGACACCGGCTTCCGCATCGCCGACTACCGGCTTCCGATGATGGAAGAGGTGCGTGCGCTCATCACGGACGTCGCACTCGTGATCCCCGAGGTGCGCTACGTCGGCTGGGACGTCGTCGTCACCCCCACCGGACCGGTCCTGGTCGAGGGCAACTGGGGCGCGGGTGTCTTCGAGAACAAGCCTTCCGCGACGGGGATCCGCCACGGTCACCTTCCTCGCTACCGCGCCGCGATGGGCTTCTGA
- a CDS encoding coenzyme F420-0:L-glutamate ligase, producing MSGELPNDGKALTVTIEGTTFARIPIRTRVVMPGDSLDEVIAEYAADQVTDGDLLFITEKIVAITQGRSYTLDEIRPRRLARFLSKYVTKTSYGIGLGMPETMEMALRECGTPRILFAAAISAMTKAFGRRGDFYRIAGDKARAIDGPTNGTIPPYDRAVVLGPTRPAEVAARIKSLLGRNVQVAVVDINDIGGNILGSTLDRAGERRLVRILADNPLGQGRESTPLGIIRAA from the coding sequence ATGAGCGGGGAGCTTCCCAACGACGGCAAGGCGCTCACCGTCACCATCGAGGGGACGACGTTCGCACGGATTCCGATCCGCACGCGCGTCGTCATGCCCGGCGACAGCCTCGATGAGGTGATCGCGGAGTACGCGGCCGACCAGGTGACGGACGGCGACCTGCTGTTCATCACCGAGAAGATCGTCGCGATCACGCAGGGCCGTTCGTACACGCTGGACGAGATCCGCCCCCGCCGCCTGGCGCGCTTCCTGTCGAAGTACGTGACGAAGACCTCCTACGGCATCGGGCTCGGCATGCCGGAGACGATGGAGATGGCCCTTCGGGAGTGCGGTACCCCGCGCATCCTCTTCGCTGCGGCGATCAGCGCGATGACGAAGGCGTTCGGACGCCGGGGCGACTTCTACCGCATCGCCGGCGACAAGGCGCGCGCGATCGATGGTCCGACCAACGGCACCATCCCGCCCTACGACCGTGCGGTCGTTCTGGGCCCGACGCGCCCGGCCGAAGTGGCCGCTCGCATCAAGTCGCTGCTCGGCCGGAACGTGCAGGTCGCGGTCGTCGACATCAACGACATCGGCGGGAACATTCTCGGCTCCACACTCGACAGGGCCGGGGAGCGTCGACTCGTGCGGATCCTTGCCGACAACCCTCTGGGCCAGGGTCGCGAATCCACCCCCCTCGGAATCATCCGGGCGGCGTGA
- a CDS encoding RNA polymerase sigma factor, whose amino-acid sequence MTSGTKTTRSRKVEEEEAPESATEQATTTTAAKKAASKTPAKSKAAPKKVSKKTASDDDEEIDDDVELDDTDIEDASDDDSGDDAAESSTGADKKGDDDEDDEDGTTKPAFSEPLPTGAIVISSSDEDDVPVYSTQITGATADPVKDYLKQIGKVPLLNAAEEVELAMRIEAGLFAEEKLSHMSASEKSSQLGLDLQWVARDGQRAKSHLLGANLRLVVSLAKRYTGRGMQFLDLIQEGNLGLIRAVEKFDYTKGFKFSTYATWWIRQAITRAMADQARTIRIPVHMVEVINKLARVQRQMLQDLGREPTPEELSRELDMTPEKVIEVQKYGREPISLHTPLGEDGDSEFGDLIEDTEAVVPADAVGFTMLQRQLESLLDSLSEREAGVIRMRFGLGDGQPKTLDQIGDTFGVTRERIRQIESKTMAKLRHPSRSQSLRDYLE is encoded by the coding sequence GTGACCTCAGGCACGAAGACCACCCGCTCCCGCAAGGTCGAGGAGGAGGAAGCCCCGGAGTCCGCCACGGAACAGGCGACGACCACGACCGCCGCCAAGAAGGCGGCGTCGAAGACTCCGGCCAAGTCGAAGGCGGCCCCGAAGAAGGTGTCCAAGAAGACGGCGTCCGATGACGACGAGGAGATCGACGACGACGTCGAGCTCGACGACACCGACATCGAGGACGCATCGGACGACGATTCCGGCGACGACGCCGCCGAGTCATCGACCGGGGCCGACAAGAAGGGCGATGACGACGAGGACGATGAGGACGGCACCACGAAGCCGGCCTTCTCCGAGCCCCTTCCCACGGGCGCCATCGTCATCTCCTCGAGCGACGAAGACGATGTCCCTGTCTACTCGACGCAGATCACCGGTGCGACCGCCGATCCGGTAAAGGACTATCTGAAGCAGATCGGCAAGGTGCCGCTGCTGAACGCGGCCGAAGAGGTCGAACTCGCAATGCGGATCGAGGCGGGACTGTTCGCCGAAGAGAAGCTCTCGCACATGTCGGCGTCGGAGAAGTCCAGCCAGCTCGGCCTGGACCTGCAGTGGGTCGCACGCGACGGCCAGCGCGCCAAGAGCCACCTGCTCGGCGCCAACCTGCGCCTGGTCGTCTCCCTCGCCAAGCGCTACACGGGCCGCGGCATGCAGTTCCTGGACCTGATCCAGGAAGGAAACCTCGGTCTGATCCGCGCGGTCGAGAAGTTCGACTACACCAAGGGCTTCAAGTTCTCCACGTACGCGACGTGGTGGATCCGTCAGGCGATCACGCGCGCGATGGCCGATCAGGCACGCACCATCCGTATCCCGGTGCACATGGTCGAGGTCATCAACAAGCTCGCCCGTGTGCAGCGGCAGATGCTGCAGGACCTCGGACGCGAGCCCACGCCCGAGGAGCTCTCGCGCGAGCTGGACATGACCCCGGAAAAGGTCATCGAGGTGCAGAAGTACGGCCGCGAGCCGATCTCGCTGCACACCCCGCTCGGCGAGGACGGCGACAGCGAGTTCGGTGACCTCATCGAGGACACCGAGGCCGTCGTCCCGGCGGATGCCGTCGGCTTCACCATGCTGCAGCGGCAGCTCGAGTCGCTCCTGGACTCACTGAGCGAGCGCGAGGCGGGTGTGATCCGCATGCGCTTCGGCCTGGGCGACGGACAGCCCAAGACGCTCGACCAGATCGGCGATACCTTCGGCGTCACGCGCGAGCGCATTCGTCAGATCGAGTCGAAGACCATGGCGAAGCTCCGACACCCCTCGCGATCGCAGTCGCTGCGGGACTACCTCGAATGA
- a CDS encoding proteasome assembly chaperone family protein — protein MPLSGPLYERVASSPPVPADLPLVIVLTGFTDAGGAVSQMVEMFRDDLEPAPIVTFSADVLLDYRARRPTITFDADHLADYRPPRLELSLAHDALGQPFVLLAGYEPDFAWEAFTETVVGLAEGLQVSSVTWVHAIPMPVPHTRPIGTTVSGTRADLTQAHSVWQPHTQVPATVGHLLEHRFAQSGASVAGFVLLVPHYLADTDYPAAALAGLDSLSVASGLVFNVDDVREENREYVAKVDDQVEGNAELTSMLHALEERYDAYMAGSNLGQPIIHPGDLPSADELAAELERFLADRRTDDHRRDDDRRGDEWRGDDRRGRR, from the coding sequence ATGCCCTTGAGCGGTCCCCTGTACGAGCGTGTGGCGTCGTCCCCGCCGGTCCCTGCCGACCTTCCGCTGGTGATCGTGCTGACCGGGTTCACGGATGCCGGGGGCGCCGTCTCGCAGATGGTGGAGATGTTCCGCGACGACCTCGAGCCCGCGCCGATCGTGACCTTCTCGGCCGACGTGCTGCTGGATTACCGCGCGCGCCGCCCGACGATCACCTTCGACGCCGACCATCTCGCCGACTACCGCCCGCCGCGCCTGGAGCTCTCGCTCGCGCATGACGCGCTCGGTCAGCCCTTCGTTCTGCTGGCGGGGTACGAGCCGGACTTCGCCTGGGAAGCATTCACCGAGACGGTCGTGGGCTTGGCCGAAGGATTGCAGGTGTCGTCGGTGACGTGGGTGCACGCCATTCCCATGCCTGTACCGCACACGCGCCCGATCGGCACGACGGTGAGCGGGACGCGCGCCGACCTGACACAGGCGCACTCGGTGTGGCAGCCTCACACGCAGGTGCCGGCGACGGTCGGTCATCTCCTGGAGCACCGCTTCGCGCAGAGCGGAGCCTCCGTCGCAGGATTCGTCCTTCTGGTCCCCCATTACCTCGCCGACACTGACTACCCCGCCGCCGCACTGGCGGGATTGGACAGCCTGTCGGTGGCCAGTGGCCTCGTTTTCAACGTCGACGATGTGCGCGAGGAGAACCGGGAATACGTCGCGAAGGTGGACGACCAGGTGGAGGGCAACGCCGAACTGACCTCCATGCTGCACGCTCTCGAAGAGCGGTACGACGCCTACATGGCCGGATCGAACCTCGGCCAGCCGATCATCCACCCCGGCGATCTGCCCAGCGCGGACGAGCTCGCCGCGGAGCTGGAGCGCTTCCTGGCCGACCGTCGCACCGACGATCACCGCCGGGACGACGACCGCCGCGGCGACGAGTGGCGAGGCGACGACCGCCGCGGTCGACGCTGA
- a CDS encoding leucyl aminopeptidase, with amino-acid sequence MAFPELSYTTDPLRETKADALVLALPPLDHDAGALDQWPGLASALNGVGFSGALGATVRAYAPEATSLPLIVVGTGPAPDTAALREAVGAALRTTIGFDTVAVEAPAVDDDGWRAVAEGAVLGAYRFDGYKSVAAAARASHVVIRGERPPAASALARAQAVGDAAALVKDLVHTPAEWLGPQDVADAAREALAELPVDVVVLDEKQLAADGYGGILGVGQGSERPPRLVRLDYAPADAERHVAIVGKGITFDTGGLSLKPPAGMVGMKYDMAGAATVLAVVRAAAQLRLPVRVSGWLCLADNMPSGRATRPGDVLRILGGTTVEVLNTDAEGRLVLADGLVAASRTHPDVIIDVATLTGAISVALGSRHTGVMGSEEAVAEYLDAAESADELAWPLPLPAHMEEELDSPIADLVNAKIGDPTGGSLFAGLFLQRFVGRVSDDADAPRIPWVHLDIAGSGSTKSATGATDKGPTAATVRSLLAFVEGDAR; translated from the coding sequence ATGGCGTTTCCCGAGCTGTCGTACACGACCGATCCGCTGCGTGAGACGAAGGCCGATGCCCTCGTGCTCGCCCTCCCTCCCCTCGATCACGATGCGGGTGCTCTCGACCAGTGGCCGGGGCTGGCCTCGGCTTTGAACGGCGTGGGTTTCTCGGGCGCGCTCGGCGCAACGGTGCGCGCGTACGCGCCGGAGGCGACGTCGCTGCCCCTGATCGTCGTCGGCACCGGGCCCGCGCCCGACACCGCGGCGCTGCGTGAAGCGGTCGGCGCCGCTCTGAGAACGACGATCGGCTTCGACACCGTGGCCGTCGAAGCCCCGGCAGTCGATGACGACGGGTGGCGAGCCGTGGCGGAGGGCGCCGTGCTCGGCGCGTATCGCTTCGATGGATACAAGTCGGTTGCCGCTGCTGCTCGCGCGTCACACGTGGTCATTCGCGGTGAGCGGCCCCCCGCCGCCTCGGCGCTGGCGCGAGCGCAGGCCGTCGGCGACGCCGCCGCGCTCGTCAAGGATCTCGTCCACACCCCGGCCGAGTGGCTGGGGCCGCAGGACGTCGCGGATGCCGCTCGGGAGGCGCTGGCGGAGCTTCCCGTGGACGTCGTCGTCCTCGATGAGAAGCAGCTCGCCGCCGACGGCTACGGGGGCATCCTCGGCGTGGGGCAGGGCTCGGAACGACCGCCCCGTCTCGTGCGACTCGACTACGCCCCTGCGGATGCCGAGCGCCATGTCGCGATCGTCGGCAAGGGCATCACGTTCGACACCGGTGGGCTCTCGCTCAAGCCGCCCGCGGGAATGGTGGGCATGAAGTACGACATGGCCGGCGCGGCGACGGTGCTGGCCGTCGTCCGTGCGGCCGCGCAGCTGCGTCTGCCGGTGCGCGTGTCGGGATGGCTCTGTCTCGCCGACAACATGCCGTCGGGACGAGCAACGCGTCCCGGAGACGTGCTGCGGATTCTGGGCGGCACCACTGTCGAGGTGCTGAACACCGACGCCGAGGGACGGCTCGTCCTGGCCGACGGTCTCGTCGCGGCCAGCCGCACGCACCCGGACGTGATCATCGACGTCGCCACGCTCACCGGAGCCATCTCGGTGGCGCTGGGCTCTCGCCACACCGGCGTCATGGGCTCGGAGGAAGCGGTTGCCGAGTACCTGGATGCGGCGGAGTCCGCGGACGAGCTGGCCTGGCCGCTCCCGCTGCCGGCGCATATGGAAGAGGAGCTCGACTCCCCCATCGCCGACCTCGTCAACGCGAAGATCGGCGACCCGACGGGCGGTTCGCTGTTCGCTGGACTCTTCCTCCAGCGGTTCGTCGGGCGTGTCTCCGACGACGCGGACGCGCCTCGCATCCCCTGGGTGCACCTCGACATCGCCGGCAGCGGGAGCACCAAGTCCGCGACCGGTGCCACGGACAAGGGCCCCACCGCGGCCACCGTTCGATCCCTGCTCGCATTCGTCGAAGGAGACGCACGATGA
- the lpdA gene encoding dihydrolipoyl dehydrogenase, whose translation MTAHHSDLVVLGGGSAGYAAAIRAAELGRSVTLVEKDKLGGTCLHRGCIPTKAILHAAEIADAVRDASSVGVAATFEGIHVAGVTAFREGIVAKKFAGLTGLIKARGITVVTGEGQLVVDDDGPAVTVGEDTYRGTDVLLATGSHTRTLPGIEIGGRVLSSEEALALAEVPASVIVLGGGVIGVEFASAWRSMGAEVTIVEALDHLLPAEDVSSSKALERAFRKRGIVSRLGSRFASVSQTDAGVTIVLADGSELSADYLLVAVGRGPSTAGMGFDEAGVALERGFVSVDERLRTSVPHVWAAGDIVPGLQLAHRGFQQGIFVAEEIAGLGPVMVAEHTIPRVTYSHPEVASVGITEAAARAAHGDAVAVSEYNLAGNGRSEIIGTGGIVKIVRLVDGPVIGIHLVGDRVGELISEGQLAVAWEAYPEDIAPYVHAHPTQSEALGEAFLALAGKPLHAL comes from the coding sequence ATGACCGCACACCACTCCGATCTCGTGGTCCTGGGCGGCGGATCGGCCGGATACGCAGCGGCGATCCGCGCGGCCGAGCTCGGTCGCTCGGTCACCCTCGTCGAGAAGGACAAGCTCGGCGGCACGTGCCTTCATCGCGGCTGTATCCCGACCAAGGCGATCCTGCATGCGGCAGAGATCGCTGATGCCGTCCGTGACGCGTCGAGCGTCGGCGTGGCGGCGACGTTCGAGGGCATCCACGTGGCGGGGGTCACGGCTTTCCGCGAGGGCATCGTCGCCAAGAAGTTCGCGGGACTCACCGGCCTCATCAAGGCGCGCGGGATCACGGTGGTCACCGGAGAGGGACAGTTGGTCGTCGACGACGACGGCCCCGCCGTCACGGTCGGCGAGGACACCTATCGCGGTACCGACGTCCTTCTCGCCACCGGCTCGCACACGCGCACCCTGCCCGGCATCGAGATCGGCGGCCGGGTCCTCTCCAGCGAAGAGGCCCTCGCGCTCGCAGAGGTGCCCGCGTCGGTCATCGTCCTCGGCGGCGGGGTCATCGGCGTCGAGTTCGCGAGCGCGTGGCGATCGATGGGTGCGGAGGTCACGATCGTCGAGGCGCTCGACCACCTCCTGCCCGCGGAGGACGTCTCCTCGAGCAAAGCCCTGGAGCGCGCCTTCCGCAAGCGCGGCATCGTCTCTCGACTTGGTTCCCGCTTCGCCTCCGTCTCGCAGACGGATGCCGGGGTCACGATCGTCCTGGCCGACGGCAGCGAGCTGAGCGCGGACTACCTCCTCGTGGCCGTCGGACGCGGTCCGTCGACGGCCGGGATGGGATTCGATGAGGCGGGGGTGGCTCTGGAGCGCGGCTTCGTGAGCGTGGACGAGCGCCTGCGGACATCGGTCCCGCACGTCTGGGCGGCGGGCGACATCGTCCCCGGATTGCAGCTGGCCCACCGTGGCTTTCAGCAGGGGATCTTCGTGGCTGAGGAGATCGCGGGCCTCGGCCCCGTCATGGTCGCGGAGCACACCATCCCGCGGGTCACGTACTCGCACCCCGAGGTGGCCTCCGTCGGCATCACCGAGGCAGCCGCGCGTGCCGCCCACGGTGACGCGGTCGCCGTCTCTGAGTACAACCTGGCCGGCAACGGCCGTAGCGAGATCATCGGCACGGGCGGCATCGTCAAGATCGTCCGCCTGGTCGACGGGCCCGTGATCGGCATCCATCTGGTCGGCGATCGCGTCGGCGAGCTCATCAGCGAGGGCCAGCTGGCCGTCGCCTGGGAAGCGTACCCGGAAGACATCGCGCCGTACGTGCACGCGCACCCGACGCAGAGCGAGGCGCTCGGCGAGGCGTTCCTCGCCCTCGCGGGCAAGCCTCTGCACGCCCTCTGA
- the sucB gene encoding 2-oxoglutarate dehydrogenase, E2 component, dihydrolipoamide succinyltransferase — protein MSTSVVLPALGESVTEGTVTRWLKKVGDTIQADEGLLEISTDKVDTEIPSPVSGVIEEILVAEDETVEVGAVLAKIGDGSAAAPSDDAPAAEQPAAEQAPAEAAPAPEQAPAAPEANAAPSGDAKDVVLPELGESVTEGTVTRWLKQVGEEVAVDEPLLEISTDKVDTEIPSPIAGTLQEILVAEDETVAVGAVLARIGSGAPAAAAPAAAAPAPAAEASAAPAPAAAPAPAAAPAPAASPAPAAAPAPAAAPAPVAAPAAAPADDTATYVTPLVRRLAQQQGVDLASVTGTGVGGRIRKEDVLKAAEAAQAAPAAAAVTPAPAAAAPLEVSPLRGTTQPMSRLRKVLAERAVASMQQTAQLTTVVKVDVTKVASYRTAVQKDFVAKTGGKLSFLPFFVLAAAEALQAFPVINATVDGTDIVYPATENISIAVDTERGLLTPVLRDAGAKTLAGISSEIADLAARTRDNKLKPDELAGGTFTVTNTGSRGALFDTPVVFLPQSAILGTGAVVKEPGVVKVDGVEAIAVRSYVYLALSYDHRIVDGADAARFLGAVKTRLETADFEANLGI, from the coding sequence ATGAGCACATCCGTGGTCCTCCCCGCGCTCGGAGAGAGCGTCACCGAGGGAACGGTCACCCGTTGGCTCAAGAAGGTCGGTGACACGATCCAGGCCGACGAAGGGCTGCTCGAGATCTCGACCGACAAGGTCGACACCGAAATCCCCTCTCCCGTCAGCGGCGTGATCGAGGAGATCCTGGTCGCTGAGGACGAGACCGTCGAGGTTGGCGCCGTTCTCGCGAAGATCGGAGACGGCTCGGCTGCCGCACCGTCCGACGATGCGCCCGCCGCAGAGCAGCCCGCCGCTGAGCAGGCTCCTGCCGAAGCGGCCCCCGCCCCCGAACAGGCTCCCGCGGCTCCTGAGGCCAACGCTGCGCCGTCCGGCGATGCGAAGGACGTCGTTCTTCCCGAGCTGGGTGAAAGCGTCACCGAGGGAACGGTGACGCGTTGGCTCAAGCAGGTCGGCGAAGAGGTCGCCGTCGACGAGCCGCTCCTCGAGATCTCGACCGACAAGGTCGACACCGAGATCCCCTCTCCGATCGCCGGCACGCTGCAGGAGATCCTCGTCGCCGAGGATGAGACGGTCGCCGTCGGCGCTGTGCTCGCGCGCATCGGTTCGGGTGCCCCTGCAGCCGCTGCTCCGGCGGCAGCTGCGCCTGCTCCGGCTGCCGAAGCGTCGGCCGCTCCTGCCCCCGCTGCCGCGCCTGCACCCGCTGCGGCGCCTGCACCGGCCGCTTCTCCTGCTCCCGCTGCCGCGCCTGCACCCGCTGCGGCGCCTGCGCCGGTCGCTGCTCCCGCTGCCGCCCCTGCGGACGACACGGCGACCTACGTCACTCCCCTCGTGCGCCGGCTCGCGCAGCAGCAGGGTGTGGACCTGGCGTCCGTCACCGGGACCGGTGTCGGTGGTCGCATCCGCAAGGAGGACGTGCTCAAGGCGGCCGAGGCTGCCCAGGCCGCTCCTGCAGCCGCGGCAGTCACGCCCGCTCCGGCGGCGGCCGCCCCGCTCGAGGTTTCGCCCTTGCGCGGCACGACCCAGCCGATGTCCCGACTTCGCAAGGTGCTCGCCGAGCGCGCGGTTGCCTCGATGCAGCAGACGGCCCAGCTCACCACGGTCGTGAAGGTGGACGTCACGAAGGTCGCGTCGTACCGCACGGCGGTCCAGAAGGACTTCGTCGCGAAGACGGGCGGCAAGCTGTCGTTCCTGCCGTTCTTCGTCCTCGCTGCCGCCGAGGCGCTGCAGGCGTTCCCGGTGATCAACGCGACGGTGGACGGCACCGACATCGTCTACCCCGCCACCGAGAACATCTCGATCGCGGTCGACACCGAGCGCGGCCTGCTGACCCCCGTTCTCCGTGACGCGGGCGCCAAGACGCTGGCGGGGATCTCGTCCGAGATCGCCGACCTCGCCGCTCGCACGCGCGACAACAAGCTGAAGCCCGACGAGCTCGCCGGTGGCACGTTCACCGTGACCAACACCGGCTCCCGCGGCGCTCTCTTCGACACCCCGGTCGTCTTCCTTCCGCAGTCCGCGATCCTCGGCACCGGCGCGGTCGTCAAGGAGCCCGGTGTGGTCAAGGTCGACGGCGTCGAGGCGATCGCCGTGCGCTCCTACGTCTATCTGGCACTGTCGTACGATCACCGCATCGTCGACGGCGCCGACGCGGCCCGCTTCCTGGGTGCGGTCAAGACCCGCCTGGAGACGGCGGACTTCGAGGCCAATCTGGGAATCTGA
- a CDS encoding DUF4191 domain-containing protein, with protein sequence MASRSSAPDKGPGFFSQIRSLYTFTKAEFSWLPWVLAAVVVVGIGIGVLIGFLIPPAAIWSVILWGVTGLLFGLLGAMIVLTRLSTRAMYIKLDGMPGAAGHVLSTSLGRSWVASEMPVGVNPKTQDAVYRVIGRGGVVIVGEGARGRLTRLVNDEKMKVQRVASGVPINVLYIGHGEGDVPISKLSATIKSFPKKVDRTTMAAVVKRVDSVSQSVTSLPIPKGIDPMRARAPRPR encoded by the coding sequence ATGGCATCCCGCAGTTCCGCACCCGACAAGGGCCCTGGCTTCTTCTCCCAGATCCGCTCGCTCTACACCTTCACGAAGGCCGAATTCTCGTGGCTGCCGTGGGTGCTGGCCGCTGTCGTGGTCGTCGGAATCGGCATCGGCGTCCTCATCGGGTTCCTCATCCCGCCTGCGGCCATCTGGAGCGTCATCCTGTGGGGTGTCACCGGCCTGCTGTTCGGTCTCTTGGGCGCCATGATCGTGCTCACACGTCTGTCCACCCGCGCGATGTACATCAAGCTCGACGGGATGCCGGGAGCTGCCGGTCACGTGCTGTCGACCTCGCTCGGCCGCAGTTGGGTGGCCTCGGAGATGCCCGTCGGGGTCAACCCGAAGACGCAGGACGCGGTCTACCGCGTGATCGGCCGCGGTGGCGTCGTGATCGTGGGCGAGGGCGCACGCGGGCGGCTCACCCGACTCGTCAACGACGAGAAGATGAAGGTCCAGCGCGTGGCCTCAGGCGTGCCGATCAATGTGCTGTACATCGGCCACGGCGAGGGCGACGTGCCCATCTCGAAGCTCTCGGCGACCATCAAGTCGTTCCCCAAGAAGGTCGATCGTACGACGATGGCGGCTGTCGTCAAGCGCGTGGACTCGGTCTCGCAGTCCGTCACCTCGCTGCCGATCCCGAAGGGCATCGATCCGATGCGAGCCCGCGCGCCGCGCCCACGCTGA
- a CDS encoding RDD family protein, whose amino-acid sequence MTAGTSDNTGHHDSTYPGERLGMPPSGPGSIARLGRRIGALAVDLATATLIAYAFFPVLDEVTGLRYANPVASNLIFLAVQVLFIPTLGGSPGHRLFGMRIVRVEGGWSGLWRPLVRTLLLAVIIPAVIWDGDHRGLHDKIAGTVLVRG is encoded by the coding sequence GTGACGGCAGGTACTTCCGACAATACGGGACATCACGACAGCACCTATCCCGGAGAGCGGCTCGGGATGCCCCCTTCGGGCCCGGGCAGCATCGCACGACTCGGTCGACGCATCGGCGCTCTCGCCGTCGATCTGGCAACAGCGACACTGATCGCCTACGCATTCTTCCCGGTCCTGGACGAGGTCACGGGGTTGCGGTACGCCAATCCGGTCGCGTCGAACCTGATCTTCCTCGCTGTGCAGGTGCTGTTCATCCCGACGCTCGGGGGAAGCCCGGGACATCGGCTGTTCGGCATGCGGATCGTCCGTGTCGAAGGCGGCTGGAGCGGCCTCTGGCGTCCGCTGGTGCGCACGCTGCTGCTCGCCGTGATCATCCCCGCCGTGATCTGGGATGGCGATCACCGCGGCCTTCACGACAAGATCGCCGGGACGGTCCTCGTTCGCGGTTGA